The window CCATAGCCATACCGTAGATCACGGTATGAAGAAGACGGGTAAACGCTGAGGCTGCTTTGCCTTCAGGAAGTTCATCAATGGTGAATAAATCCACATACAGATGGTTTAATTTACCTTCATAAAACCTCATCTCTTCCGAATCTTCATGAGTCCGGCTGTTTTTATAGATGATCCTGGCCGTAAAGTCATAAAAACCAGTTCCGCCTCTCAAATCCTTTGGTTCAAGAAGCTCCAGCCCTTCCGGAAGCTCCCGGCGAACCACCTTTAAAAAGGCATCGTAATTGGAACGGGTAAACGCCACATCCGCATCATCGTCCCAGGGAATAAAGCCTTTGTGCCTTACTGCGCCTAAAAGTGTTCCTGCATCCAGAAGATATTTAATCTTGTATTTCCGGCAGATACGGTCAATCTCCTTTAAAATAGCCAGATTCGCCTGATGTACCTCCGTTAAATCGTATTCCCTCATGTTTCCTCTTTCCTGCCCACGCTTCCTGGGCATAAAGGTATACCCTATACTTCCTACAGGCTCAGCGCCTCCTTAATGGTCATTGCCATAAAATCGATCATTTCATCAGTCATTCCCGGATATACACCTACCCAGAAGGTATCCTCCATGATCCGGTCTGTATTAGTCAGTTCTCCAACGATCCTATATCCTTCCCCGGACCCTCTCATCTGGTCAAAGCAGGGATGTTTTGTTAAATTCCCGGCAAACAGCATCCTTGTCTGGATTCCTCTGGATTCCACATACTGCACCACCTGGTTCCTGTTTACCCCCTCCTTACAGGTTATCAAAAAGCCGAACCAGCTTGGCTTGGAGCCAGGACATGCCTCAGGAAGGATGAGCTTATTGGCAGCATCTTCAAGTCCTTTATAAAGGCGGTCAAAATTATGGCGTCTCCGCTCCACAAAGGATGGAAACTTCTCAAGCTGGGCGCAGCCTACAGCAGCCTGCATGTCAGTTGCCTTTAAATTATAGCCGAAATGGGAATAAACGTATTTATGGTCATAGCCCACGGGAAGCTCCCCGTACTGGCGGTCAAACCGGTGACCGCACAAGTTGTCACGTCCGGAAGGGCAGACACAGTCCCTGCCCCAGTCCCGGAGGGAACGGATAATTTTATTCAGCAAAGGATTGTTGGTATAAACCGCACCGCCCTCTCCCATTGTCATGTGGTGAGGCGGATAAAAGCTGGAAGTCCCTATATCACCGATGGTGCCGGAGAAACGCTCCTCTCCGTTTATGGTATAGGTTGTTCCCAGGGCATCGCAGTTGTCCTCAATAAGCCATAACTGATGCCTGTCGCAAAACGCCTTAACAGCAGAAAGATCAAAGGGATTACCCAGGGTATGGGCGATCATAACTGCTTTTGTCTTTTCAGAACGTGCCGCCTCAAGCATTTCCACATTCATGTTATACTGTGGAATGGTAACATCCACAAATACGGGAACTGCCCCATACTGGATCATAGGGGTCACCGTGGTGGGGAACCCGGCCGCTACGGTGATCACTTCATCACCGCGCCTGATCTGGCGTTCCTTTAAAAGCGGTGAAGTAAGGGTCATAAATGCCACCAGATTTGCCGATGAACCGGAATTTACAAGAGAACAGAACTTAACGTGCAAATACTGCGCCAGTTTTTTCTCAAATTCATCGGTATACCGCCCGGATGTGAGCCAGAACTCCAGAGAGCTGTCCACCAGGTTCACCATTTCCTGATGATCGTACACACGGGAAGCGTAAGAAATACGGTCCCCTTCCTTAAACGGGTCTTTCTTGTTGTGGTAAGTACCGCAATATTCCTTTACCAGAGAAAGGATTTCCTCCCGTGCCTCTTTTTCTGTCTTGTTCTCAAACATTCTTTATTTTCCTCATTCCTGCTCGTATTTTTGCATAAAGGGATACCCGAAGGGTGCTTCCTCTCAAACTCATTTTAATTGAAAAACTCTTTTATCTGAAGGTCCATAAATGCCGGCATGTCCGCCCCATCCAAATAGGCTTTGGTCCATTCCACGGTCTTTTCCACCGCTTCCTTCACCCCATACCGGGGATACCAGCCAAAGACCTTTTTGATCTTGGAGCAGTCCAGCTTTAAAAAGCCGGCCTCATGAGGGCCTCCTTCAAACTTGTCGATCCATTTGATACCCTGGCCCCATGCCTCACAGAACAAATCCGCCAGCTCCCCGGTTGTCACGCAGTCCCTGTCATCAGGACCTACGTTATAATATCCCTGGAACTTTGAATCTTCATACTGCTTCATTGCTATGGTCATATAAATGGCCAAAGGTTCCAGCACATGCTGATACGGCCTTGTTGAATGAGGATTTCTTACAATGATATCCTGTCCTGCTGCTGCCGCTCTGATACAGTCGGGAATGATCCTGTCATTGGCAAAATCTCCTCCTCCGATCACATTTCCTGCACGGGATGTGGAAACAGCCGCACGTCCGTCGGAAAAAAAGGACTTGGCATAGCTGTGGGTTACCAGCTCGGAGCAGGATTTGCTGTTAGAATAAGGATCATAACCATC of the Lacrimispora indolis DSM 755 genome contains:
- a CDS encoding LicD family protein — protein: MREYDLTEVHQANLAILKEIDRICRKYKIKYLLDAGTLLGAVRHKGFIPWDDDADVAFTRSNYDAFLKVVRRELPEGLELLEPKDLRGGTGFYDFTARIIYKNSRTHEDSEEMRFYEGKLNHLYVDLFTIDELPEGKAASAFTRLLHTVIYGMAMGHRYRLDFKKYSLVNKIVIGVLSFVGKMIPMKVLRKLQHKAAVKDQTGKSGLRYYSNYQPDYLYVTLKKEWCEETVDLEFEDTMLMAPKGWNEVLTWIYGDYKKLPPEEKRVPSHSSMEIKIYH
- the rfbH gene encoding lipopolysaccharide biosynthesis protein RfbH is translated as MFENKTEKEAREEILSLVKEYCGTYHNKKDPFKEGDRISYASRVYDHQEMVNLVDSSLEFWLTSGRYTDEFEKKLAQYLHVKFCSLVNSGSSANLVAFMTLTSPLLKERQIRRGDEVITVAAGFPTTVTPMIQYGAVPVFVDVTIPQYNMNVEMLEAARSEKTKAVMIAHTLGNPFDLSAVKAFCDRHQLWLIEDNCDALGTTYTINGEERFSGTIGDIGTSSFYPPHHMTMGEGGAVYTNNPLLNKIIRSLRDWGRDCVCPSGRDNLCGHRFDRQYGELPVGYDHKYVYSHFGYNLKATDMQAAVGCAQLEKFPSFVERRRHNFDRLYKGLEDAANKLILPEACPGSKPSWFGFLITCKEGVNRNQVVQYVESRGIQTRMLFAGNLTKHPCFDQMRGSGEGYRIVGELTNTDRIMEDTFWVGVYPGMTDEMIDFMAMTIKEALSL
- the rfbG gene encoding CDP-glucose 4,6-dehydratase, with translation MTNWTSIKWSEFCDFYKGKKVLVTGHTGFKGTWLTQLLVKAGASVTGYSLTPPTDPNLFEVAGLSRVMNSIIGDVRDLEHLKKVFFQEEPEIVFHLAAQPIVRDSYKDPVYTYETNVMGTVNILECLRLTPSVRSFLNVTTDKVYENKEWEYGYRETDPLDGYDPYSNSKSCSELVTHSYAKSFFSDGRAAVSTSRAGNVIGGGDFANDRIIPDCIRAAAAGQDIIVRNPHSTRPYQHVLEPLAIYMTIAMKQYEDSKFQGYYNVGPDDRDCVTTGELADLFCEAWGQGIKWIDKFEGGPHEAGFLKLDCSKIKKVFGWYPRYGVKEAVEKTVEWTKAYLDGADMPAFMDLQIKEFFN